From the Oryza glaberrima chromosome 5, OglaRS2, whole genome shotgun sequence genome, one window contains:
- the LOC127772597 gene encoding jasmonate-induced oxygenase 2-like, which yields MAEAAGDGGWPEPVVRVQALSESGAATIPDRYVRPETERPSSSSEANAVANINIPVVDMSSSPGTAAAAVAEACREWGFFQAVNHGVPAALLRRARGVWRGFFQQPMEVKQRYGNSPATYEGYGSRLGVDKGAILDWGDYYFLHVRPPHLLSPHKWPHLPPDLRETTTEYSEEVRRLCERLMAVMAVGLGVEEGRLQEAFGGGEGAGVCVRVNYYPRCPQPDLTLGLSSHSDPGGMTVLLVDDRVKGLQVRHTGAWVTVDPVPGAFIVNVGDQIQVVTNALYRSVEHRVVVNAAEERLSIATFYNPRSDLPVAPLPELVSPERPPLYSPMTFDDYRLYIRRNGPRGKSQVDRLAAAAATIPNSTTTTQ from the exons atggcggaggcggcgggtgaTGGGGGTTGGCCGGAGCCGGTGGTGAGGGTGCAGGCGCTGTCGGAGAGCGGGGCAGCGACGATCCCCGACCGGTACGTGAGGCCGGAGACGgagcggccgtcgtcgtcgtcggaggcgaACGCCGTCGCCAACATCAACATCCCGGTGGTGGACATGTCGTCGTCtccggggacggcggcggcggcggtggcggaggcgtgCAGGGAGTGGGGGTTCTTCCAGGCGGTGAACCACGGGgtgccggcggcgctgctccggcgTGCCCGCGGCGTGTGGCGCGGGTTCTTCCAGCAGCCGATGGAGGTGAAGCAGCGGTACGGCAACTCGCCGGCGACGTACGAAGGGTACGGCAGCCGGCTCGGCGTCGACAAGGGCGCCATCCTCGACTGGGGTGACTACTACTTCCTCCACGTCAGACcaccccacctcctctcccctcacAAGTGGCCCCACCTCCCCCCTGACCTCAG ggagacgacgacggagTACAGCGAGGAGGTGAGGAGGCTATGCGAGAGGTTGATGGCGGTGATGGCGGTGGGGCTAGGGGTAGAAGAGGGGAGGCTACAGGAGGCGTTTGGTGGTGGAGAGGGTGCTGGAGTGTGCGTGCGGGTGAACTACTACCCGCGGTGCCCACAGCCGGATCTAACGCTAGGGTTGTCCTCGCACTCCGACCCCGGCGGGATGACGGTCCTCCTTGTCGACGACCGTGTCAAGGGACTCCAGGTTCGCCACACCGGTGCATGGGTCACCGTTGACCCCGTGCCTGGCGCCTTCATTGTCAACGTCGGCGACCAAATTCAG GTGGTGACGAACGCATTGTACCGGAGCGTGGAGCACCGGGTGGTGGTGaacgcggcggaggagcggctgTCGATCGCGACCTTCTACAACCCTCGGAGCGACCTGCCGGTGGCGCCGCTGCCGGAGCTCGTGTCGCCGGAGCGGCCGCCGCTGTACAGCCCCATGACCTTCGACGACTACCGCCTCTACATCCGCCGCAACGGCCCCCGCGGCAAGTCCCAGGTcgatcgcctcgccgccgccgccgccacaataCCTAATTCTACTACCACCACTCaataa